From a single Pleurodeles waltl isolate 20211129_DDA chromosome 10, aPleWal1.hap1.20221129, whole genome shotgun sequence genomic region:
- the LOC138262422 gene encoding E3 ubiquitin/ISG15 ligase TRIM25-like yields MATSDLGEELKCSICLGLYQDPVSLRCGHNFCRSCIRKMWDGQTEAGVFACPYCREVYLKRPKLKSNWTLNNVVKCYISSRAKMEKSSVFCTYCLGPPTQADKLCLQCEMFLCESHLQKHNERANHFLAEPTTLLESRKCSTHKELFKCYCADDDTYLCVTCVVINKHKDHRVQLLSEASEKWKEELEQALQKLTMQSKTIGHKVDGLLEYKANFSEMMTCVKTNTSALFSDMRALLDDKEKEFQSKMKALETNTFLQISHHIQEQENKRSVIVEKMQHLKELCSHTDPLTLLEECKLLYVDENDPDESEEESDECGTSTASEQENEMPNKDRGERTILVTLQSVLNSFIEMIPKLKTKRGIYLRGSSDIILDVGTIGLKTGMVVSEDLKTVSHSRTPALSLKSDVFKECFQVLGSIAFSSGQHYWEVETSSTGIWAIGVAYPSIERVGPRSGIGYNDKSWCLDWNMEGLTAYHNSKADDLEFEIFPNKFGIYLDYDSGVLSFYHVSESVSHLYSFTAAFTEPLQPAFCVDDGGWVRIRSLQC; encoded by the coding sequence ATGGCAACGTCTGACCTTGGAGAGGAGCTAAAGTGCTCTATCTGTCTGGGCCTATACCAAGACCCAGTGAGCCTGCGATGTGGACACAACTTCTGTAGAAGCTGCATCCGGAAAATGTGGGATGGGCAGACTGAAGCTGGTGTCTTTGCTTGCCCGTATTGTCGAGAGGTGTACCTTAAGAGACCAAAGCTGAAAAGCAACTGGACGTTGAACAATGTGGTCAAGTGCTACATTTCTAGCCGGGCAAAGATGGAAAAAAGCTCAGTCTTCTGTACCTACTGCCTTGGCCCccccacacaagctgacaagctctGCTTGCAGTGTGAAATGTTTCTGTGTGAGAGTCACCTTCAGAAGCACAACGAAAGGGCCAACCACTTCCTGGCAGAGCCCACCACACTCCTGGAGAGCAGGAAGTGTTCTACCCACAAGGAGCTCTTTAAGTGCTACTGTGCTGATGATGACACCTATCTGTGCGTAAcctgcgttgtgatcaacaaacacAAGGACCACCGGGTCCAACTGctgtctgaagcctcagagaaatGGAAAGAGGAGTTGGAGCAAGCACTACAGAAACTGACAATGCAAAGTAAGACCATAGGGCACAAAGTAGATGGGCTGCTAGAATACAAGGCAAACTTCAGCGAAATGatgacctgtgtcaaaacaaacaCCAGCGCTCTATTTTCAGACATGCGGGCCTTGCTAGATGACAAAGAAAAGGAGTTTCAATCAAAAATGAAAGCCcttgaaacaaacacatttctccAAATTTCACATCACATCCAGGAGCAGGAGAACAAAAGATCTGTCATTGTAgagaaaatgcagcatctgaaggaaCTGTGTAGCCACACTGACCCACTTACTTTGCTAGAAGAATGCAAACTCTTGTATGTAGATGAGAATGATCCTGATGAAAGTGAGGAGGAAAGCGATGAGTGTGGCACAAGCACAGCCAGTGAGCAGGAAAATGAGATGCCAAACAAAGACAGAGGTGAACGTACGATATTGGTGACCTTGCAGTCAGTGCTGAACAGCTTTATTGAAATGATTCCTAAGCTGAAAACGAAGAGGGGGATATATTTAAGGGGTTCATCAGATATAATCTTGGATGTGGGCACCATTGGGTTAAAGACAGGTATGGTGGTCTCTGAAGATCTGAAAACGGTTTCACACTCCCGAACACCAGCTTTGAGCCTGAAGTCTGACGTGTTCAAAGAATGCTTTCAGGTGTTAGGCTCTATTGCCTTCTCATCTGGGCAACACTACTGGGAAGTGGAGACCAGCTCCACAGGGATCTGGGCCATTGGGGTGGCTTATCCTAGTATTGAGAGAGTTGGACCCCGGTCTGGCATTGGGTACAATGACAAGTCTTGGTGCCTGGACTGGAATAtggaaggactcacagcataccacaaCTCCAAGGCTGATGACCTAGAATTTGAAATATTCCCAAACAAGTTTGGAATCTACCTGGACTATGATTCAGGTGTCCTGTCCTTTTACCATGTGTCAGAATCGGTCAGCCACCTCTATTCCTTCACTGCTGCCTTCACTGAGCCCCTCCAGCCAGCCTTCTGTGTGGATGATGGTGGGTGGGTCCGAATCCGGAGTCTTCAATGCTGA